The DNA sequence AGTACCACGATGGCTAAACATGAAAAACGTCCCCAGGATTGGTCCTCTAAAGAAAAACTTGAGGCCCTGATTGAAGCAGCCAAACTATCAGATGAAGAACTGGGAGCTTGGTGCAGACAAAAAGGAGTACACACTCATCACTTGGATAAGTGGAAAAAGGAGTTCTCCCAGGAACAGTCCAAAAATAATGAC is a window from the Desulfonatronovibrio magnus genome containing:
- a CDS encoding transposase, translating into MSYSLHFKENVVKMVLTGSNSQAQVAKDMGVPASTMRYWLKTIQHPGSTTMAKHEKRPQDWSSKEKLEALIEAAKLSDEELGAWCRQKGVHTHHLDKWKKEFSQEQSKNND